A window of Spirochaetota bacterium genomic DNA:
TTTTTTACAATGAATGTCTTCGGGAACACATTCTATTATAATATCTGCTTTATGGAGATCTTTAATATTTTTGTGCAATTTTAAACGGGATATAATCTGCCCTCGTTTTGATTGATCCAATCGCTTTTCCTCTACATATCTGTCAAGGCGGCCTGTTATTGTTTCATATGCATGTTTAAGTTGAGATTCATCTATATCATGGAGAATAACATCGTAATTATTTTCTATTGATAGATGTGCAATGTCTGTTCCCATTACTCCAGCACCCACAATTCCTATTAACATACATACCTCCGTTATACAGTATCATTCACAATGTTTCTTTTTTTACCGTGTAAAAACGCCTTGATATTTTCAGCTATCTCATTTATAAGAGCCTGCCGTGTTTCCCGCGATGCCCACCCAATATGAGGGGTAATGATGCAGTTGGGAGCTGAAAGAATAGGATCATTACTATCAGGGGGTTCTTTTTCAAGCACGTCTAGTGCTGCACCGGCAATCACATTGTTATGTAATGCCCAGGCAAGTGCACCAGTATCTACGATTGGGCCACGTGCCATATTAATGAGATATGCAGTTGGTTTCATTTTAGTAAGGAAATCTTTGTTTATGAGGTGATGTGTGGAATCGTTCAGTGGCATATGTATTGAAATAAAGTCAGCCATTTTGCAGAATTCTTCTAACGCATAACGTTGCACTGATGTATCAGAATATGATACATTATCACGTTTTAGAGCTATTACCTTCATGCCAAAGGCTTCTCCAAGTTGAGCAACGCGTTTGCCAATATCGCCAAAGCCCATAATGCCAAGGACCTTGTCATTAATGCACATAGTGGGCCAATTACCCATAGTAAAAATGGGCGAACGGCTCCAGCTGCCATCATGGGTTGCAGTGTTGTACTTCACAAGATTGGTTGCCAATGCCAGGATAAAACACAGTGTAAGCTGTGCAACTGCTTCTCGCGAATAGCCCGGAACATTAGCAACTGCAATGTTTTTATTTTTTGCTGCTTTTATATCAATAGTGTTATACCC
This region includes:
- a CDS encoding D-2-hydroxyacid dehydrogenase, whose amino-acid sequence is MSTSIVFLDASTVDFGDIDFTPIASLGNFITYSVTGPHETIQRSRDADIIITNKVVFYADEIAQLNRTKLIAVAATGYNTIDIKAAKNKNIAVANVPGYSREAVAQLTLCFILALATNLVKYNTATHDGSWSRSPIFTMGNWPTMCINDKVLGIMGFGDIGKRVAQLGEAFGMKVIALKRDNVSYSDTSVQRYALEEFCKMADFISIHMPLNDSTHHLINKDFLTKMKPTAYLINMARGPIVDTGALAWALHNNVIAGAALDVLEKEPPDSNDPILSAPNCIITPHIGWASRETRQALINEIAENIKAFLHGKKRNIVNDTV